GCTACACGAGCACTTGTTGGGTTTGATCATATGGAATAGATTCACTCTCCCTTCTTTATGCATACTTCCGATCATCCAGGTTTACTACTGATTTCTATCAAACTCGATGGATCTAACTTCGATGATTGGGAAGCTGTGATGAAGATAACTCTAGATGCGAAGAACAAAATCGGTTTTATAGATGGATCGATGTCCCATCCTCTTGAATCCGATCTTAACTTTCATGTATGGTCTGGATGAAACAGCCTTGTTAAGTCTTGGATTCTTAACTCGGTACCAACTCAAATCTATCGTAGTATCTTGCCTTTGAATGATGCTACAGATATTTGGCGTGATTTGCATAGCAGATTTCATATGCAAACTTGCCGCGAACTTACAACCTCACGCAGGAGATTCAAGATCTATGTCAGGGCTCCCTGTCCCTCTCAGATTATTTCACCAAGCTGAAGACTCTATGGAGTAATCTGGAGAATTGTGAGGAAGCTGATGATCCGTGTACATGTGGGAAAGCAGCTCGACTTCAACAAAAGGCTGAGCGTGCTAAGATTGTGAAGTTTCTGGCAGTACTCAATGAATCATACGCTGTGTTTCGCCGTCAGATCATAATGAAAAAGACTCTGCCTTTTCTCACTGAAGTTTATAATATCCTTGATCAAGATGACAATCAGAAGAGCTTTGCGACTACAATCTCACCAGCTGCATTTCAAGTATTTGAGACTTCGGTTTTGCCTTCAAATAACTCGAGTGTGTGCTATGTGCAGACTGGTGCTCACAAATGGAAACCAATTTGTTCGTTCTGTAACAAAGTTGGTCACATTGCGGAGAGATGAGACAAGAAACATGGCTTTCCTCCAGGTTATACTCCTAGAGGCAAAGCACCTGAGAAGTTTCTGAAATCCACATTTGTTACTCCTCAAGTGAACTTGTCTACTAAACCTGAAGCAAAGTCATCTTCTCTTGACAACTTGATTGGTAATCTTTCCAAGGACCAGATTCAACAGTTCATTGCTTTGTTCAGTACTCAACTCGAGAACAACAATGTCTCGGGTCAAGGCGAAGCTTCTACTTCTCAGAACACAAATGAGATTCATGGTATCACCTTCTCCTAATCTACATTTTGTTTTATTGGTATTCTTACTGTTTCACAGAACATGCTAAACAATTATACATGGGTTCTAGAGCTACACATCGTGTTTCCCATGATAAAGAACTCTTTGTATCATTGGATATGAACATCACCAGTTCTGTGAACCTCCCAGATGGCTCTATGATCAAGATCAGTGGTGTTGGAAGCATCCAACTAAAGAAACACATTCTACTCCGGAATGTTCTGTTTATTCCAGAGTTTCGCTTAAACCTCATCATTATAAGCTCATTGACAACTGATCTTGGCTCCAGAGTTATAATTGATCCCTTTACTTGTGAAATACAGGATCGTACTAATGGCTCGATGATTGGCCAGGGTAGAAGGATTGGGAATCTTTATGTGATGGATATCAAAGAAGCTTTTGTGTGTGTGAATGCAGTGGTGGATATTGGTACTTGGCACAACAAAATGGGTCATGCTTCTTACCCAAGACTCGACCTGATAGCTCTGATAGCTGATAACTTGGGAACTAAGAAGCAGAAGAATAAAGGCAACTCTTATTGCCATATTTGTCACTTGGCGAAGCAGAAGAAAATTTCATTTCCTTCTCCAAACAACATATGTAATTCAAACTTTGAGTTTTTTCATATTGATGTTTGGGGACCATTTTCGGTTGAGACAGT
This genomic interval from Brassica oleracea var. oleracea cultivar TO1000 chromosome C2, BOL, whole genome shotgun sequence contains the following:
- the LOC106323680 gene encoding uncharacterized protein LOC106323680, which produces MANIFLIASGSRRTRRNPKEKRSNTNSIPDNNFSCKKHTKHRQSPGIRSLCLIDRLSKVSLEYYSYTKNAAETASSYYSSTSSSTSVSSYYSSSLVYSCSSPLQYRYREKKTDGKTHIFLFRLLLGSIISYANLPRTYNLTQEIQDLCQGSLSLSDYFTKLKTLWSNLENCEEADDPCTCGKAARLQQKAERAKIVKFLAVLNESYAVFRRQIIMKKTLPFLTEVYNILDQDDNQKSFATTISPAAFQVFETSVLPSNNSSVCYVQTGAHKWKPICYTPRGKAPEKFLKSTFVTPQVNLSTKPEAKSSSLDNLIGNLSKDQIQQFIALFSTQLENNNVSGQGEASTSQNTNEIHEHAKQLYMGSRATHRVSHDKELFVSLDMNITSSVNLPDGSMIKISGVGSIQLKKHILLRNVLFIPEFRLNLIIISSLTTDLGSRVIIDPFTCEIQDRTNGSMIGQGRRIGNLYVMDIKEAFVCVNAVVDIGTWHNKMGHASYPRLDLIALIADNLGTKKQKNKGNSYCHICHLAKQKKISFPSPNNICNSNFEFFHIDVWGPFSVETVDGNKYFLTIVDDHSGATWVYLPRTNDEVLKVFPAFFAQVENLYNVRIKAVRSDNAPELKFSSLFQEKGITSYHSCPETPEHNSVVERKHQHLLNVVQAFIFQSQFSLDYWGDSILTAVFVINRTPSPLLGKKTPFKILTRKVPAYDQKRQFGCLCYGSTSPK